The following coding sequences are from one Streptomyces sp. NBC_01232 window:
- a CDS encoding cation:proton antiporter: MVLVAVFGVALLVAVLLSGLAARTVLSTSLLFLLGGALVSDGFLGLIHITADSEIVSVTADLALFAVLFTDGMHVSFPKLRQNWKNPARALGLGMPLAMAGMALITHYLVGLDWTTSFLVGAVLAPTDPVFASAIVGRKEVPARLRQLLNVESGINDGLALPVVLLLIAAAGPTSGQADASVGEIALELGLGLVFGVALPLAVAALVRLRLLGAEPKLQPLLPLATGIILYGLCHLTHANPYLAAFSAGAVLASVSPEAKTVFEPLGEMLAELAKFAALLVFGALLTPALFGDLSVGGYVAVVLAIVLIRPASLLVSLLGARIERREKLVAAWFGPKGFASVVYGLLVLQAGIPEGEKAYTLIAVCIAFSIIAHSSTDVPIARLFDVEDLAGIPNDDHDHAPKPTDTVPAPSIAPDQEKRHDRP; encoded by the coding sequence ATGGTGCTCGTCGCTGTATTCGGTGTGGCGCTGCTGGTCGCCGTGCTGCTGTCCGGGCTTGCCGCCCGCACGGTCCTCTCCACCTCGCTGCTGTTCCTGCTGGGCGGGGCTCTGGTCAGCGACGGTTTCCTCGGGCTGATCCACATTACGGCCGACAGCGAGATCGTCTCGGTCACCGCCGATCTGGCCCTGTTCGCGGTGCTGTTCACCGACGGCATGCACGTCTCGTTCCCGAAGCTGCGGCAGAACTGGAAGAACCCGGCACGGGCGCTGGGGCTGGGCATGCCGCTGGCCATGGCCGGTATGGCGCTGATCACCCACTACCTGGTGGGGCTGGACTGGACGACGTCGTTCCTCGTCGGCGCCGTGCTCGCGCCGACCGACCCGGTCTTCGCCTCGGCGATCGTGGGCCGCAAGGAAGTCCCGGCCAGGCTGCGGCAGCTGCTGAACGTGGAGAGCGGAATCAACGACGGCCTCGCGCTGCCCGTCGTCCTGCTCCTCATCGCCGCGGCTGGCCCCACTTCCGGCCAGGCGGACGCCTCCGTCGGCGAGATCGCCTTGGAGCTCGGTCTCGGCCTGGTCTTCGGCGTCGCCTTGCCCTTGGCGGTGGCGGCGCTGGTACGGCTGAGGCTGTTGGGCGCCGAGCCGAAGCTCCAGCCGTTGCTGCCGCTGGCCACCGGGATCATTCTGTACGGGCTGTGCCACCTCACTCACGCCAACCCCTACCTGGCCGCGTTCTCCGCCGGCGCCGTCCTGGCCTCCGTCTCGCCCGAGGCGAAGACGGTCTTCGAGCCGCTCGGAGAGATGCTCGCGGAGCTGGCCAAGTTCGCTGCCCTCCTCGTCTTCGGCGCCCTGCTGACCCCCGCCCTGTTCGGGGACCTGTCGGTGGGCGGGTACGTGGCCGTGGTCTTGGCGATCGTGCTGATCCGTCCCGCCTCCCTGCTGGTGTCCTTGCTGGGTGCGCGGATCGAGCGGCGGGAGAAGCTGGTCGCCGCCTGGTTCGGCCCCAAGGGCTTCGCGTCCGTCGTCTACGGCCTGCTCGTTCTCCAGGCCGGCATCCCCGAGGGTGAGAAGGCGTACACGCTGATCGCGGTCTGTATCGCCTTCTCGATCATCGCCCACTCCAGCACCGACGTACCGATCGCCCGCCTCTTCGACGTGGAAGACCTCGCAGGCATCCCGAACGACGACCACGACCACGCCCCGAAGCCGACCGACACCGTTCCCGCCCCGAGCATTGCCCCCGACCAGGAGAAGCGCCATGATCGCCCGTGA
- a CDS encoding CBS domain-containing protein → MIARDLAEPYPHVTTDDRAVDAVRLVAEHNLAALLVLESDGAPYAVVPGSQLVRQLLPEYVMEDPLLAAVIDDRHADSLTEDLAGKTVAQWIPGRSFKPAFVGPEAGVLQIAALMARTHVPLVAVIDRDDDGRRLVGVVSAASLMRHLLDVGGGA, encoded by the coding sequence ATGATCGCCCGTGATCTCGCTGAGCCCTACCCACACGTGACCACCGACGACCGGGCCGTGGACGCGGTCCGCTTGGTCGCAGAGCACAATCTTGCCGCACTCCTGGTCCTGGAATCCGACGGGGCGCCGTACGCAGTGGTGCCCGGGTCCCAGCTGGTGCGACAGCTGCTGCCCGAGTACGTCATGGAGGACCCGCTGCTCGCGGCCGTCATCGACGACCGGCACGCCGACAGCCTCACCGAGGACCTGGCCGGCAAGACCGTCGCCCAGTGGATCCCGGGGCGTTCCTTCAAGCCGGCGTTCGTCGGCCCTGAGGCAGGGGTCCTGCAGATCGCTGCGCTCATGGCGCGTACCCATGTCCCGCTGGTGGCCGTCATCGACCGGGACGACGACGGGCGCCGGTTGGTGGGGGTGGTATCGGCCGCCTCTCTGATGCGTCACCTGCTCGACGTGGGAGGCGGGGCGTGA
- a CDS encoding ArsB/NhaD family transporter, whose protein sequence is MSGWQSWAAVVVFAGVYILIIAEWIHRVAAALGGAALMLAIGATDDTSAFYSDETGIDWNVIFLLLGMMMIVGVLKRTGLFEYLAIWSVKKAKAKPFRVMAMLIVITAVASALLDNVTTVLLVAPVTLLVCDRLKLSPVPFLLAEVFASNIGGTATLVGDPPNIIIASRAGLTFNDFLVHLAPLAAVLTIVLVLLCRLMFAKHFVYDEKRAAEIMELREREAIKEPLLLIQGLSVLTLVVAGFVLHPVLHYAPSVVALLGAGLLIAISKVETGEVLGEVEWPTLAFFAGLFVMVGALIETGVIAELASSLADVIGGAQLGGTMLLLGGSAVLSGIVDNIPYVATMAPITSELVTDMGGDPDHVMWWALALGADLGGNATAIGASANVVVLGIAERNRHPITFWQFTKYGLVVTAVTIAISALYLWLRYFALA, encoded by the coding sequence GTGAGCGGCTGGCAGAGTTGGGCTGCAGTTGTCGTCTTCGCGGGCGTCTACATCCTGATCATCGCCGAGTGGATCCACCGCGTCGCCGCAGCCCTCGGCGGTGCCGCTCTGATGCTGGCGATCGGGGCCACCGACGACACGTCGGCCTTCTACTCGGATGAGACCGGCATCGACTGGAACGTCATCTTCCTGCTGCTCGGCATGATGATGATCGTCGGCGTCCTCAAGCGGACCGGGCTCTTCGAGTACCTGGCGATCTGGTCGGTGAAGAAGGCCAAGGCGAAACCGTTCCGGGTGATGGCCATGCTGATCGTCATCACGGCGGTGGCCTCGGCGCTGCTGGACAACGTCACCACCGTGCTGCTGGTCGCCCCCGTGACCCTGCTGGTGTGCGACCGACTGAAGCTGTCGCCGGTGCCGTTCCTGCTCGCCGAGGTGTTCGCCTCCAACATCGGAGGCACCGCCACCCTCGTCGGCGACCCGCCCAACATCATCATCGCCAGCCGGGCCGGCCTGACCTTCAACGACTTCCTGGTCCACCTCGCTCCGCTGGCCGCGGTCCTGACCATCGTCCTCGTGCTGCTGTGTCGACTGATGTTCGCCAAGCACTTCGTCTACGACGAGAAGCGCGCCGCGGAGATCATGGAGCTGCGCGAACGCGAGGCGATCAAAGAGCCCCTGCTGCTCATTCAGGGTCTGAGCGTTCTGACCCTGGTCGTGGCCGGTTTCGTCCTGCACCCCGTGCTGCACTACGCGCCCAGCGTCGTCGCCCTCCTGGGCGCCGGTCTGTTGATCGCGATCTCCAAGGTCGAGACCGGGGAGGTGCTCGGCGAGGTCGAGTGGCCCACCCTCGCCTTCTTCGCCGGCCTGTTCGTCATGGTCGGCGCGCTCATCGAGACCGGCGTCATCGCAGAGCTCGCGAGCTCCCTCGCGGACGTCATCGGCGGAGCCCAACTGGGCGGCACGATGCTCCTGCTGGGCGGCTCGGCCGTCCTGTCGGGGATCGTCGACAACATTCCCTACGTCGCCACCATGGCCCCCATCACCAGCGAACTCGTCACCGACATGGGCGGCGACCCCGACCACGTCATGTGGTGGGCCCTCGCGCTGGGCGCCGACCTCGGCGGCAACGCCACCGCCATCGGCGCCTCCGCCAACGTCGTCGTCCTCGGCATCGCCGAACGCAACCGCCACCCCATCACCTTCTGGCAGTTCACCAAATACGGCCTCGTCGTCACCGCCGTCACCATCGCCATCTCGGCCCTTTACCTGTGGCTTCGCTACTTCGCCCTGGCGTGA
- the ehuA gene encoding ectoine/hydroxyectoine ABC transporter ATP-binding protein EhuA codes for MVRFAGVVKRFGIQTVLDGLDLRVARGEKVTLIGPSGSGKTTILRLLMTLERVTEGTIHVNGKPFSHMPAGAGNTLVPADEKYLAGPRRRIGMVLQQFNLFPHMKVLENVMEAPVHVLGLSRDEAAERARELLDLVGLYDKRGAHPTRLSGGQQQRVAIARALAMRPDVLLLDEVTSALDPELVAGVLDVLRDIARTTDITMLCVTHEMGFARDVSDRVLMFDHGRVLEAGPPEQLFEAPAHARTRAFLSAVR; via the coding sequence ATGGTCCGCTTCGCGGGCGTCGTCAAGCGGTTCGGCATCCAGACCGTCCTCGACGGACTCGACCTACGGGTCGCCCGGGGCGAGAAGGTCACCCTGATCGGGCCCAGCGGCTCGGGCAAGACCACCATCCTGCGCCTGCTGATGACCCTGGAACGGGTCACAGAAGGCACCATCCACGTGAACGGGAAACCCTTCTCCCACATGCCCGCGGGCGCCGGCAACACCCTGGTCCCCGCCGACGAGAAGTACCTCGCCGGGCCGCGCCGCCGGATCGGCATGGTCCTCCAACAGTTCAACCTCTTCCCTCACATGAAGGTGCTGGAGAACGTGATGGAAGCGCCCGTGCACGTCCTGGGCCTGAGCCGGGACGAGGCAGCCGAGCGGGCGCGGGAACTCCTGGATCTGGTCGGGCTCTACGACAAGCGCGGCGCGCACCCGACCCGGCTCTCCGGAGGCCAGCAGCAGCGGGTCGCCATCGCCCGCGCACTGGCCATGCGGCCGGACGTCCTGCTCCTCGACGAGGTCACCTCGGCGCTGGACCCGGAACTGGTCGCGGGCGTCCTCGACGTCCTGCGCGACATCGCGCGGACCACCGACATCACCATGCTGTGCGTGACCCACGAAATGGGCTTCGCCCGGGACGTCTCGGACCGGGTCCTGATGTTCGACCACGGTCGCGTCCTGGAAGCCGGCCCACCGGAGCAGCTCTTCGAAGCCCCGGCACACGCGCGGACCCGGGCATTCCTGAGTGCGGTGCGGTGA
- the ehuD gene encoding ectoine/hydroxyectoine ABC transporter permease subunit EhuD, with the protein MWSWETAREGLPVVLSGFGITLLATVLGSAVAMLLGLVLAVALRTPTRWVTLPLRVIADFVRSTPLMIQLFAAWVLVPGLNALTLGIAVLGIHYATYTCEVYRAGIDAVPRGQWEACTALSLPRRRVWRAVILPQAVRNVLPALGNYVISMFKETPFLSVIAVQEMVHRANEYGSVHFAYLEAFTLAATVFLLASYPTSVLMRRLEKRLAR; encoded by the coding sequence ATGTGGTCCTGGGAAACAGCCCGCGAGGGCCTGCCGGTAGTCCTGAGCGGCTTCGGGATCACACTGCTCGCTACCGTCCTCGGCTCGGCCGTCGCGATGCTGCTGGGCCTGGTGCTCGCCGTGGCACTGCGCACGCCGACGCGCTGGGTCACTCTGCCCCTTCGGGTCATCGCAGACTTCGTCCGGTCGACGCCGTTGATGATCCAGCTGTTCGCCGCCTGGGTCCTCGTCCCCGGGCTGAACGCGCTGACCCTGGGCATCGCCGTGCTCGGCATCCACTACGCGACGTACACCTGCGAGGTGTACCGCGCGGGGATCGACGCCGTGCCCCGGGGCCAGTGGGAGGCCTGCACCGCGCTGTCGCTGCCCCGGCGACGGGTGTGGCGGGCCGTCATCCTCCCGCAGGCGGTGCGCAACGTCCTCCCCGCCCTGGGCAACTACGTGATCTCCATGTTCAAGGAGACCCCGTTCCTGTCGGTGATCGCCGTCCAGGAGATGGTCCACCGGGCGAACGAGTACGGCAGCGTGCACTTCGCCTATCTCGAAGCCTTCACCCTGGCCGCCACGGTCTTCCTTCTGGCCAGCTATCCCACCTCCGTGCTGATGAGACGACTGGAGAAACGCCTTGCCCGGTGA
- the ehuC gene encoding ectoine/hydroxyectoine ABC transporter permease subunit EhuC, which produces MTGFFEEFVHALPSVGEGVAVTLLATALSAAVALIVAFAFGLLTRSTRLLVRGPSRFTVEFFRGTSLYVQLFWLFFALPVLGFRLEPMACAVVAFGLNFGAYGSEVVRGALEAVPRTQWEAAVALGMSPRQRMIRVVMPQAWVQMIPPFGNLLIQLLKATPLLSLITIADLTFEMDQLRSLTGSTAQAYLAVLVIYYAIAAVLNSFMRAAESAAKTRLGQDPGGS; this is translated from the coding sequence ATGACCGGTTTCTTCGAGGAATTCGTTCACGCCCTGCCCAGTGTCGGCGAAGGCGTGGCGGTCACCCTCCTCGCCACCGCGCTCAGCGCGGCCGTGGCGCTGATCGTGGCCTTCGCCTTCGGACTCCTGACACGCTCGACCCGGCTGCTCGTGCGGGGACCGTCCCGGTTCACCGTCGAGTTCTTCCGCGGCACGTCCCTGTACGTACAGCTGTTCTGGCTGTTCTTCGCCCTGCCCGTGCTCGGCTTCCGTCTGGAGCCCATGGCCTGCGCCGTCGTCGCCTTCGGGCTGAACTTCGGCGCCTACGGATCCGAAGTGGTCCGCGGCGCACTGGAAGCTGTCCCCCGGACCCAGTGGGAGGCGGCCGTGGCCCTCGGGATGAGCCCGCGGCAACGCATGATCAGGGTCGTGATGCCCCAGGCCTGGGTGCAGATGATCCCGCCGTTCGGGAACCTGCTCATCCAGCTGCTCAAGGCCACTCCCCTGCTGTCCCTGATCACCATCGCCGACCTCACCTTCGAGATGGACCAGCTGAGGTCCCTCACGGGCAGCACCGCCCAGGCCTATCTCGCCGTCCTGGTGATCTACTACGCCATCGCCGCCGTACTCAACTCGTTCATGAGGGCGGCCGAATCAGCGGCGAAGACCCGGCTCGGCCAAGATCCGGGGGGTTCCTGA
- the ehuB gene encoding ectoine/hydroxyectoine ABC transporter substrate-binding protein EhuB produces MPQHKALSRRGFFSRTALLGGAVLAPGLVAACSRTQVGTGAPSDDGKLLEKLRAQGYVRIGFAGEAPYGFKDGNRLAGEAPTLHREIFSALGVAEMRPTLTDFGALIPGLLADRFDVVSAGMAITPERCAKVAFSEPEFVSPTALMVPKGNPKGLSDLKSVASTGVTVGVLTAAVEATYAKGAGVGGSSVKSLAKQQDGLDALVAGRIDAFALTGISLRWLAKTNAEAPVEVLEPFVPDLNGTPQYSPGGAVFRPGSTALRDAFNGELAKITGDPDRYVALIGQYGFTAREVPPPTLRTVDLCAV; encoded by the coding sequence ATGCCCCAGCACAAGGCCCTGTCCCGAAGAGGGTTCTTCTCCCGAACGGCGCTGCTCGGGGGCGCCGTCCTGGCTCCGGGTCTGGTGGCCGCGTGCAGCCGCACCCAGGTCGGCACCGGAGCTCCTTCCGACGACGGGAAGCTGCTGGAGAAGCTCCGCGCACAGGGGTACGTCCGCATCGGATTCGCGGGCGAGGCCCCGTACGGGTTCAAGGACGGCAACCGGCTGGCCGGCGAGGCGCCCACCCTGCACCGGGAGATCTTCTCCGCCCTGGGGGTCGCCGAAATGCGCCCCACACTCACCGACTTCGGCGCGCTGATCCCTGGACTGCTGGCCGACCGTTTCGACGTCGTCAGCGCCGGCATGGCGATCACCCCGGAACGCTGCGCCAAAGTCGCTTTCTCCGAGCCCGAGTTCGTCTCCCCGACAGCCCTGATGGTGCCCAAGGGCAACCCCAAGGGCCTGAGCGACCTGAAGTCGGTGGCTTCCACCGGGGTCACCGTGGGGGTGCTGACCGCCGCCGTCGAGGCGACGTACGCCAAGGGGGCCGGTGTCGGCGGATCCTCGGTCAAGTCCCTCGCGAAGCAGCAGGACGGGCTCGACGCGCTGGTGGCCGGGCGGATCGACGCCTTCGCGCTGACGGGCATCTCGCTGCGCTGGCTCGCCAAGACCAACGCGGAAGCACCGGTCGAGGTCCTGGAGCCGTTCGTGCCGGACCTGAACGGCACACCCCAGTACAGCCCCGGCGGTGCGGTCTTCCGGCCCGGCTCCACGGCCCTGCGCGACGCGTTCAACGGCGAGCTGGCGAAGATCACCGGCGATCCGGACCGCTACGTCGCTCTGATCGGCCAGTACGGGTTCACCGCGCGAGAGGTACCGCCACCCACCTTGCGCACCGTCGACCTCTGCGCCGTCTGA
- the thpD gene encoding ectoine hydroxylase: protein MTNASTRTVTDLYPTRGSEEVLIGRKDPVVWSEPGTPGPMWAHEMESYERDGFLPVDQLITPDEVDLYRAEMDRLLRDPSTLADDRSIVEPKSREVRSVFEVHRISEVFAALAADPRIVGRARQILGSEVYVHQSRINVKPGFGASGFYWHSDFETWHAEDGLPNMRTVSVSIALTPNYATNGGLMIMPGSHRSFLGCAGATPKDNYKKSLQMQDAGTPSDEALTKFASACGIKLFTGKAGSATWFDCNAMHGSGDNITPYPRSNVFLVFNSVENRPVKPFAAPVRRPAYIASQDFTPVG from the coding sequence CCAACGCATCGACCCGCACCGTCACCGACCTGTATCCGACGCGGGGTTCCGAGGAGGTGCTCATCGGCCGCAAGGACCCGGTCGTGTGGTCCGAGCCCGGCACTCCCGGCCCGATGTGGGCCCACGAGATGGAGAGCTACGAGCGCGACGGCTTCCTGCCCGTCGACCAGCTCATCACGCCCGACGAAGTGGACCTCTACCGGGCCGAGATGGACCGACTGCTCCGCGACCCTTCGACGCTCGCCGATGACAGGTCCATCGTGGAGCCGAAGTCCCGTGAAGTCCGCTCCGTCTTCGAGGTGCACCGGATCAGTGAGGTGTTCGCGGCCCTCGCGGCCGATCCGCGCATCGTGGGGCGCGCGCGGCAGATCCTGGGCTCCGAGGTGTACGTGCACCAGTCCCGGATCAACGTCAAGCCCGGTTTCGGCGCCAGCGGCTTCTACTGGCACTCCGACTTCGAGACCTGGCACGCCGAAGACGGCCTCCCGAACATGCGCACCGTGTCGGTGTCCATCGCCCTGACCCCGAACTACGCCACCAACGGCGGGCTGATGATCATGCCCGGCTCCCACCGGAGCTTCCTGGGCTGCGCCGGGGCGACGCCGAAGGACAACTACAAGAAGTCCCTCCAGATGCAGGACGCCGGCACCCCGTCGGACGAGGCCCTCACCAAGTTCGCCTCGGCCTGCGGCATCAAGCTCTTCACCGGCAAGGCCGGATCCGCCACCTGGTTCGACTGCAACGCGATGCACGGGTCCGGCGACAACATCACGCCGTACCCCCGCAGCAACGTGTTCCTGGTGTTCAACAGCGTCGAGAACCGGCCCGTGAAGCCCTTCGCGGCCCCGGTGCGCCGCCCCGCGTACATCGCTTCGCAGGACTTCACCCCCGTGGGCTGA